A single window of Marinobacter sp. LA51 DNA harbors:
- a CDS encoding ABC transporter permease, protein MAAARKLMSVRRDWRERDVRVVLVALIIAVATVATIALFAAQLQRTLVSSASSFLAADRQLEAENGREIPPDWLTEAQSRGLETGRMVEFSTMVFGTGGFQLVSVKAVSDEYPLRGQIETQGAPDQPRDLVRSGPPPGEVWINPRLLRLLELEIGDSLEVGNRNLKVSSLLVREPDGGFRLSALAPRVMMHVDDVTSTGVIQEGSRVEYVYLFAGEDTVIEDYYQWLEPRLEPSHEWEGVRDGETFSRSLERAERFLLLGGSLAVLLAAVAVAVASRQYALAQRDTVALLKTLGVRSRGIGRLYLRRLVLWGATGVVGGLLVALPLFWLLTRLLSEVLERPVEFHLAPQALIPALLTALVSLFAFAYPPIRRLRDVPAMRVLRSQPGEAGRGALADAAIAILAVFGLVWVYAGEISLVVSLLAGLALLLGALGLLGWLLVALLRKVRGGGNAWRLALVGLYRHRRASLSQMAVFAMTLMLAATLVLVRTSLLNDWQAQLPENAPNHFLINIAPDAVEEVGEFWQERGQPLNQLYPMVRGRLTELNGEPVKEAVSKDERVGALNRELNLTWMAQLPEDNEIVQGQWFGQDAVEGVSVEAELAERLGLALGDRLTFTIGSEKVTEAVTSIRTVQWDSMKPNFYMAFPPDGGLTDMPATWITSFYLPSDEKTALNAFSRNFPTISVLEIDHIIDRIQQIVRQVTQAIEAILALILAAALVVMAAVVSATLHDRQREGALLRTLGGRQSLLVRSTMLEFALLGGFAGVLGVAAAEVAVWALQFRMFEGSFSWHWQVVLPVPLISALVLAFFGRWQLRPVLNVSPMLLLRRLE, encoded by the coding sequence ATGGCCGCTGCACGCAAATTGATGTCGGTGCGCCGTGATTGGCGCGAACGCGACGTACGGGTTGTACTGGTAGCACTCATCATTGCCGTGGCCACGGTCGCCACCATCGCGCTATTCGCGGCGCAGTTGCAGCGCACTCTGGTGTCGTCGGCGAGTTCGTTTCTGGCGGCAGACCGTCAGCTGGAGGCGGAAAACGGCCGGGAAATACCGCCTGACTGGCTCACCGAGGCGCAGTCTCGCGGGCTTGAGACCGGTCGCATGGTGGAGTTCTCCACCATGGTCTTTGGCACCGGGGGATTCCAGCTGGTTTCGGTAAAAGCCGTCAGCGATGAATACCCCCTGCGAGGCCAGATCGAGACACAGGGTGCGCCGGACCAGCCAAGAGATCTGGTGCGTTCGGGCCCCCCACCGGGCGAGGTGTGGATCAATCCCAGACTGCTGCGCCTGCTGGAGCTGGAAATCGGCGATTCGCTGGAAGTGGGCAACCGGAATCTCAAGGTATCGTCATTGCTGGTGCGGGAGCCTGATGGCGGGTTTCGGCTGTCGGCGTTGGCTCCAAGGGTAATGATGCACGTCGACGACGTGACTTCAACCGGTGTGATTCAGGAAGGCAGCCGGGTTGAGTATGTGTATCTGTTTGCCGGTGAAGACACGGTCATTGAGGACTATTACCAATGGCTGGAGCCGCGTCTGGAGCCAAGCCACGAGTGGGAAGGTGTACGCGATGGCGAGACCTTCTCACGTTCCTTGGAGCGCGCTGAGCGCTTCCTGTTACTGGGCGGCAGTCTGGCGGTGTTGCTGGCTGCCGTGGCTGTGGCCGTGGCGAGCCGACAATACGCGCTGGCGCAGCGGGACACTGTGGCGCTATTGAAAACCCTGGGTGTGCGCAGCCGCGGCATTGGCCGACTCTACCTGCGCCGGTTGGTGCTGTGGGGGGCAACCGGCGTGGTGGGGGGCTTGCTGGTGGCCCTGCCATTGTTCTGGCTACTCACCCGCTTGCTGAGTGAAGTGTTGGAGCGACCGGTTGAATTTCACCTGGCACCGCAGGCTCTGATCCCGGCGTTGTTGACTGCACTGGTGTCCCTGTTTGCATTTGCCTATCCGCCCATTCGCAGGCTGCGGGATGTGCCGGCCATGCGGGTGCTTCGAAGCCAGCCCGGCGAAGCGGGGCGGGGTGCCTTGGCAGATGCGGCCATTGCAATTCTTGCGGTCTTTGGGCTGGTTTGGGTCTATGCGGGCGAGATCAGTCTGGTGGTGTCGCTGTTGGCCGGGCTCGCATTGCTGCTGGGCGCGCTCGGACTGCTGGGTTGGTTGTTGGTCGCCCTGTTGCGCAAAGTGCGTGGCGGCGGCAACGCCTGGCGCCTCGCCCTTGTCGGTTTGTACCGTCACCGACGAGCCAGCCTGTCGCAGATGGCCGTTTTTGCCATGACGCTGATGTTAGCGGCAACCCTGGTGTTGGTGCGCACATCCTTACTGAATGACTGGCAGGCGCAACTGCCGGAAAACGCCCCCAACCATTTCCTGATCAATATCGCTCCGGATGCCGTTGAAGAGGTTGGTGAATTCTGGCAGGAGCGTGGACAACCGCTGAATCAGTTATACCCCATGGTTAGGGGGCGATTGACCGAGCTGAATGGCGAGCCGGTTAAGGAGGCGGTCAGTAAGGATGAGCGTGTTGGTGCCCTGAACCGAGAACTGAATCTGACCTGGATGGCACAGTTGCCCGAGGATAATGAGATCGTGCAGGGCCAGTGGTTCGGCCAGGATGCCGTCGAGGGCGTATCCGTTGAAGCTGAGTTGGCGGAGCGTTTGGGTCTGGCGTTGGGCGATCGGCTAACCTTCACCATCGGCTCTGAAAAGGTGACGGAAGCGGTTACCAGCATCCGCACGGTGCAGTGGGACAGCATGAAACCCAATTTCTACATGGCGTTTCCTCCCGATGGTGGCCTGACCGATATGCCGGCCACCTGGATCACCAGCTTTTATCTGCCGTCGGATGAGAAAACGGCGTTGAACGCGTTTTCTCGAAACTTCCCGACCATCTCGGTGTTGGAAATTGATCACATCATTGATCGCATTCAGCAGATCGTCCGCCAGGTCACCCAGGCCATTGAAGCCATACTGGCCCTGATTCTGGCTGCGGCACTGGTGGTGATGGCGGCAGTGGTGAGTGCCACCCTGCATGATCGCCAGAGAGAGGGGGCCTTGCTCCGGACCCTGGGTGGTCGGCAATCGTTGCTGGTGCGCAGCACTATGCTGGAATTTGCCCTGCTGGGTGGCTTCGCCGGGGTGTTGGGTGTCGCTGCAGCGGAAGTTGCGGTCTGGGCATTGCAGTTCCGGATGTTTGAGGGCTCATTCAGCTGGCACTGGCAGGTGGTCTTGCCGGTGCCGCTGATCAGTGCCCTGGTGCTGGCGTTCTTTGGCCGTTGGCAATTGCGTCCGGTGCTGAATGTGTCGCCAATGTTGTTGCTCCGACGGCTGGAGTAA
- a CDS encoding substrate-binding periplasmic protein: MMRNRSNRLTHFPQLIITFVWTLALSFNTGAASHQKTFRFNVSPNGYPPYLIVEQEQPSGIIWDVVSLIGQRLDYNVVPKKVPRKRVDEMLLDGVIDGTSRAREWTENPNLFLFTDSVVPIEEVFFVPKASKLEYRSPQDLYSKTVVTHLGYHYPELQVHFDTGKIQRFDVSRDQDMFTFVLHGDRFDAAVADRLVGQWILKKQGLQDHFRSTGLGINQVDFRIMLRKDSKEFVDAFNAELKTIRENGELEAILAKYR; this comes from the coding sequence ATGATGAGAAATCGGTCTAACCGACTGACCCATTTCCCACAACTGATTATTACCTTTGTGTGGACCTTGGCCCTCAGCTTTAACACCGGCGCGGCCTCACACCAGAAAACCTTCCGCTTCAACGTTTCTCCTAACGGCTATCCACCCTACCTGATTGTTGAGCAAGAACAGCCTTCCGGAATTATTTGGGATGTCGTCTCACTGATTGGTCAGCGACTGGACTATAACGTCGTGCCCAAAAAAGTTCCCAGAAAGCGCGTCGACGAGATGTTGCTGGACGGGGTGATAGACGGAACTTCAAGAGCCCGTGAGTGGACCGAAAACCCCAACCTTTTCCTGTTCACCGATTCGGTGGTGCCCATTGAAGAGGTATTCTTCGTGCCCAAGGCATCGAAGCTGGAATACCGATCCCCGCAAGATCTTTACTCGAAAACCGTGGTGACCCACCTGGGCTATCACTACCCGGAGCTTCAGGTTCATTTTGATACCGGAAAGATCCAGCGTTTCGATGTTTCCAGGGATCAAGACATGTTTACTTTTGTCCTCCATGGAGACCGGTTTGACGCGGCTGTTGCCGACCGGCTAGTCGGCCAGTGGATACTTAAAAAACAAGGTCTTCAAGACCATTTCCGGAGCACTGGCCTGGGTATCAACCAGGTCGATTTCCGGATCATGCTGCGGAAAGACTCGAAAGAGTTTGTTGATGCCTTCAATGCAGAGTTAAAGACCATTCGCGAGAATGGCGAACTGGAAGCCATTCTCGCGAAATATCGCTAG
- a CDS encoding iron-containing alcohol dehydrogenase, with protein sequence MTQKYYEFFCPVKVIAGKSALEHIPYELTGLAAKRPMIVTDKGVRAAGLLDPVIAACEESGLEIVTIYDDVPPDSSTTVVRDIAGIYRREKCDSIIAVGGGSAIDTGKAVNILVSEGGDDIAKYSGAGVIKHPLKPFFVVPTTAGTGSEVTSVAVITDEAKGVKLPFTSSFLLPNAAIIDPRMTLTLPPHITAATAMDAMTHSVEAFTCMAKNPLSDAYATAAVKKVSQSLLTVMDNPKDVDGRLELAQASTMAGIAFSNSMVGLVHALGHATGAICHLPHGLCMSLYLPYVLEYNLETIRAPLGELLLPLEGPEVFSATPAARRAEASISALRKLRDQLHKRCQLPRTLKETGKVTEDQLDQIAEMALDDGAIMFNPKEVSLEDARAVLQRAWA encoded by the coding sequence ATGACCCAAAAATATTATGAGTTCTTTTGCCCGGTCAAAGTCATTGCCGGCAAATCGGCCCTTGAGCACATCCCCTACGAGCTCACGGGTCTGGCCGCAAAGCGACCAATGATCGTGACCGACAAGGGCGTTCGGGCAGCGGGCCTGCTGGATCCGGTCATCGCAGCTTGCGAAGAGAGCGGTCTGGAAATCGTTACCATTTACGACGACGTTCCGCCGGATTCCTCTACAACCGTCGTTCGGGACATCGCGGGTATCTATCGTCGGGAAAAATGCGACTCCATCATTGCCGTTGGCGGTGGCTCCGCCATCGATACCGGCAAGGCCGTAAACATCCTGGTATCTGAGGGTGGCGATGACATCGCCAAGTACAGCGGTGCCGGTGTTATCAAACACCCGCTGAAGCCTTTCTTTGTGGTGCCGACCACTGCGGGCACGGGGTCTGAGGTGACTTCCGTTGCCGTTATCACCGACGAAGCCAAGGGCGTGAAACTGCCGTTTACTTCGTCGTTCCTGCTGCCCAATGCGGCGATCATTGATCCGCGCATGACGCTGACGTTGCCACCGCACATCACCGCCGCAACCGCCATGGACGCCATGACCCACTCGGTTGAGGCGTTTACCTGCATGGCCAAGAACCCGCTCAGCGATGCCTATGCCACCGCAGCGGTGAAGAAAGTCAGTCAGTCGTTGCTGACCGTTATGGACAACCCGAAAGACGTGGATGGCCGACTCGAACTGGCCCAGGCGTCCACCATGGCAGGTATTGCCTTCTCTAACTCCATGGTTGGTCTGGTGCACGCCTTGGGCCACGCGACCGGCGCTATCTGCCACCTGCCCCACGGCCTGTGCATGAGTCTTTACCTGCCGTACGTGCTTGAGTACAACCTCGAGACCATCCGGGCACCGCTGGGCGAGCTACTGTTGCCGCTTGAAGGCCCAGAAGTGTTCTCGGCAACGCCAGCAGCCCGCCGGGCCGAGGCGAGCATCTCGGCATTGCGCAAGCTGCGCGACCAACTGCACAAACGCTGCCAGTTGCCCCGCACCCTTAAGGAAACCGGCAAGGTGACCGAAGACCAGCTTGACCAGATTGCCGAGATGGCCCTGGACGACGGTGCCATCATGTTCAATCCAAAAGAAGTTTCCCTTGAGGACGCCCGAGCGGTATTGCAACGGGCCTGGGCCTAA
- a CDS encoding M48 family metalloprotease encodes MNQYLLQRCIAPVVVALTLAGCSVNPVTGESQLSLIPENQELSMGAEQYTPTQQTQGGQFYMDPELTLYVREVGQKLAEVSDRPDLPYEFVVLNSSTPNAWALPGGKIAINRGLLTKFDDEAQLASVLGHEIVHAAARHSVQRMQQGMLISAGVAGLGFALSDNEWAGVLMGGAAIGAQLALAQYSQSDELESDYYGILYMKKAGYDPTAAVELQQLFLELSEGRDSGFIQGMFATHPPSAKRVQRNRELVDEIGAGGYRGEDVYERKLATLRKLQPAYDAHDEARKLASEDNLDAALKKINEAIRLAPDEAMFYTLRGRIYKEQEKLQQASDDFDKAVSLYPEMFVYRIYNGLNALELNNLDKARTNLERANQVVPTSIAYLRLGDIAAQQNRRDDAIAYYTKAAEAGGNVAKEAQQKLEALRN; translated from the coding sequence GTGAATCAGTACCTCTTGCAACGCTGCATCGCCCCGGTGGTCGTGGCTCTAACGCTGGCCGGCTGCTCGGTCAATCCAGTTACTGGTGAAAGTCAGTTGTCGCTGATTCCGGAAAACCAGGAACTGTCTATGGGCGCGGAGCAGTATACCCCCACGCAGCAGACCCAGGGTGGCCAGTTCTACATGGATCCGGAGCTCACGCTTTATGTTCGCGAGGTTGGCCAGAAGCTGGCCGAGGTCAGCGACCGCCCGGATTTGCCTTACGAGTTCGTGGTGCTTAACAGCAGCACACCCAATGCCTGGGCGCTGCCCGGTGGCAAGATCGCCATCAACCGTGGCCTACTCACCAAGTTTGACGACGAAGCACAGCTGGCCTCTGTGCTCGGTCATGAAATTGTCCATGCAGCCGCCCGCCACAGCGTTCAGCGCATGCAGCAAGGCATGTTGATCAGCGCCGGTGTTGCCGGCTTGGGCTTTGCCCTGTCGGACAATGAGTGGGCGGGTGTGCTCATGGGCGGTGCTGCAATAGGCGCCCAACTTGCACTGGCGCAGTACAGCCAGTCGGATGAGCTTGAGTCCGACTACTACGGCATCCTGTACATGAAAAAAGCGGGCTACGACCCGACCGCAGCGGTTGAACTTCAGCAGCTGTTCCTGGAGCTGTCAGAAGGCCGTGACAGCGGCTTTATTCAGGGAATGTTTGCCACTCACCCACCGTCAGCTAAGCGGGTGCAGCGAAATCGAGAGCTGGTCGACGAGATTGGAGCTGGCGGCTATCGGGGCGAGGATGTCTACGAGCGCAAGCTGGCAACCCTCCGCAAGCTCCAGCCTGCCTATGACGCCCACGACGAGGCCCGAAAGTTGGCCTCAGAAGACAACTTGGACGCCGCCCTGAAGAAGATTAACGAGGCCATTCGCCTGGCCCCGGACGAGGCCATGTTCTATACCCTGCGTGGCCGCATATACAAGGAGCAGGAGAAGCTGCAACAAGCCTCAGACGATTTTGACAAGGCTGTGTCGCTGTACCCGGAAATGTTCGTGTACAGGATTTATAACGGTCTGAATGCGTTGGAACTGAACAACCTTGATAAGGCCCGCACTAACCTTGAGCGCGCCAACCAGGTGGTGCCCACCTCCATTGCCTACTTGCGTCTGGGTGATATCGCCGCACAGCAGAACCGGCGGGACGACGCCATTGCCTACTACACCAAGGCAGCCGAGGCAGGCGGTAACGTCGCCAAGGAAGCCCAGCAAAAACTGGAGGCACTCAGAAACTGA
- a CDS encoding DUF599 domain-containing protein, with amino-acid sequence MSNILEVIALLWFLTCWLGYTVYSRRRAGDRPCLSNTLDMYREDWMRVMLRRENRIADASVVGNLERNGAFFASSCLLILAGIITALGYTQEVMEVFSTLPFGTLPSREIWELRMVLLLVVFIYAFFKFTWSMRMYNFVSVMVGSAPPPDDTKTSPAAREAFARSAGKVCNLAGDAFNLGLRSYYYAMAVVGWFIHPLVFIAGSTLVVVVLYRREFCSNALGALRSGKVFEEEVPAKAEKTPN; translated from the coding sequence ATGAGTAATATTCTGGAAGTAATAGCTTTGCTCTGGTTTCTGACCTGTTGGCTCGGCTATACCGTGTACTCGCGTCGACGGGCAGGGGACAGACCTTGTTTGTCCAATACGCTGGACATGTACCGGGAAGACTGGATGCGAGTCATGCTCAGGCGCGAAAACCGCATTGCCGACGCCTCGGTGGTTGGCAACCTGGAACGCAATGGGGCTTTTTTTGCATCCAGTTGCCTCCTGATCCTGGCCGGTATCATTACCGCGCTCGGTTACACCCAGGAAGTGATGGAGGTATTCAGCACCCTGCCGTTTGGCACCTTGCCCAGCCGTGAAATCTGGGAGCTGCGGATGGTGCTGTTGCTGGTGGTGTTTATCTACGCATTCTTCAAGTTCACCTGGTCCATGCGGATGTATAACTTCGTGTCGGTCATGGTGGGCAGTGCGCCGCCACCGGACGATACCAAGACCAGCCCCGCCGCGCGCGAGGCCTTCGCCCGCAGTGCAGGCAAAGTCTGCAACCTGGCGGGTGACGCCTTTAACCTGGGCTTGAGGTCGTACTATTACGCTATGGCGGTGGTCGGATGGTTTATTCACCCGTTGGTTTTTATTGCCGGGTCCACACTCGTGGTGGTGGTTCTATATCGTCGGGAGTTCTGCTCGAACGCTTTGGGCGCCTTGCGCTCGGGGAAGGTGTTTGAAGAGGAAGTGCCAGCCAAAGCCGAGAAAACACCCAATTAA